In Humulus lupulus chromosome 6, drHumLupu1.1, whole genome shotgun sequence, a single genomic region encodes these proteins:
- the LOC133782745 gene encoding cucumber peeling cupredoxin-like produces the protein MAKGLMGLICCFVLTVVIFTESVAAANYTVGDSVGWTNILPNSAYYSDTWDENKNFMIGDQLTFNWTGAHNVAKVNTEAEYDQCSIASATVLSSTSPFVYTINTTGKHYFICTIGSHCQSGQKLNIDVDRSNTPTTPTTPTTPSTPTTPSTPTTPNTTTTSPTTPNTTPTTASPNSSPSFAPFGTLSAVVCALVLYSLM, from the exons ATGGCTAAAGGGTTAATGGGTTTGATCTGCTGCTTCGTCCTTACGGTGGTCATCTTTACAGAGAGTGTGGCTGCGGCGAATTATACTGTTGGAGACTCTGTAGGTTGGACGAATATTCTTCCAAACTCTGCCTATTACTCCGACACTTGGGATGAAAACAAAAACTTCATGATTGGAGACCAATtaa CGTTTAATTGGACCGGAGCACACAACGTGGCTAAAGTAAATACAGAAGCCGAATACGATCAATGCTCAATAGCTTCAGCAACAGTATTAAGTAGCACAAGCCCATTTGTGTATACTATCAACACCACTGGCAAGCACTATTTCATTTGCACCATCGGAAGCCACTGCCAAAGTGGCCAGAAGCTGAACATTGACGTCGATCGCTCAAACACCCCCACAACCCCAACTACACCAACTACTCCATCTACTCCTACTACCCCAtctactcctactactcccaatactaccactacttctcCCACAACTCCTAATACTACCCCTACTACTGCATCACCAAATTCGTCTCCTTCGTTTGCGCCCTTCGGAACTTTATCCGCAGTAGTGTGCGCCCTAGTACTCTACTCCTTGATGTAG